TACCACCAAACCCCTCGAGAAGATGGGCCTCACGTTCTCCCAAAGAAATTGTTGTTCATTTCTTCCTATTTACTAGTATCAATTAGTCTATGCATATTAGTTATAAATAATATCCATACAATCAGATCATTTTAAAGTAATTATAGATAAATATTtgctaattaataatttagtgATGATAATACATAACCTGCTATCGTAGGTTAAActataataataacataaaaaaaagttataaagtAACAACACACAATTTAAATTCTCTCAAGggttaataaataatttttgattttttagttATCGATAGATTTTGATTAGTCCTTGTAATATCTTACTAAGACTGTTTGACCATCAGTTAATTGAAATATACACTTTTGATATATTTGCTAATGAATATTCACAAAATTACCGTTGATTATCAATCTTTCCAACACTTAactattcatattttatattagaCTTGTATTGTTATTTAATACTTTTCAAtagtaatataattttaaaatagaataaatatattatatatttccTACTAAAAAAGACCCAAAAACACacattgaattaattaaaaattacacGTACTttgtcaaataaaaaaaaaactcacatgagaatttataaataattgagATACCAAAAGTTCTCTCATTTCTTCTACTAATAtgtaagtaaaaaataaaatggggAGTCCATCAGAATGACATAATTGGTTTGGAGGGTGATCATCCATCCACACAGATGATCCGGGATCAATCCCCCTTAATGTATTCTAAATCGAGTCTGTCGCATAGGACTTGCCTAGTGCGATTTACATCGCATGTGTGACTTACTgtgacaaaaaaatatataaaaaaaatggggGAGAAATTAGTGTATAAGTGCAGAAAATGCTAAATAAAAATGTCCAAAATATGACAGCTTTATGTATATGTGGAATTAAAATCTTCAAGTGTGAGTAGGGACCAATTAATCTAAACAGCGATATGTTTAGTTAATGTTGTTTGTTTTTGTGGGCAAAAATAATTGGATTCACATGTGCAAACGCCAAAAAAATATACCATATCATTTTTATCTATTAAAATTCTATTTATTGTTTTGGGGGCCCTAACCCACAAACAGCCCCTTGCTTGATAACAACTGCCACGTGCCAccattattgttttttttttctttttttttctttatattaatatattttgttgCTTTGCTTTAAACCTCTAACCCATCACACTCATGGTAGCAAGTAATTCTTTTCCCTCAAGTTTCTGTATttatcccttttttttctttttcctttatgTTACTTTTAAATTTCTTATCTTATATTCTGTTCGTTCCATTTTAATTGTCATAATTTCTTTTTAGAGTCAAACtatattaattttgattaatattttaagatatattttttaatcatattgatatgaaaaaaactATAACTTATAGTCATTTTcgtatagtttttaaatattcaattttttactttataatattgagttaaagtagtataatttaactttaaaatttagtCAAATTGATTTTCGAAAAGCACAACACGATAACTAAAATGAGATGGGGGGAGTGAAGATCGTAACGGAGTGAGAAatacttctttatttttaatagaaaaattcTACATAATTTTGAAGGGTAATTTCTTTACAtagttttaaataattttttattttatgagatagtgtttttattaaattaaaataactcgAAATCAAATTTCTACGGTtacaaaagaaaagaatggtcaaaataaatagaaggaaaTATCTATTTCCAAGTAAGTGTTATAACTAACACAATTGAATTAATTGATTGATACGGACTCATCCAAATAATTAGAAGAAATTTCGCTCTTAAAAATTTGTCATCTCTTTGTTGGATATTTGTTGTTAAGTCAAGAAATAACGAAGGTCCATCtccaattatttttaatttccttTTGTTAAGTGAATTATCACTTCGTTTGGTATTTGATGTGTGATGCAACATAATGTAACGTCCAATTAACatgattaattaaaaaattgatcACACCATTATATTATTAGATATTTATGCATACTGtgctaaataaaataatttaatttatagatgatttaagaaaaaaattataaaaacatgGGAGGGTACTGTAGAGATAACTCAAAATATAAATGGATGTATATtttgaagagagagaaaaatagaCAAAGAAGAATATGACTCATTGGATCAATTTTATGTGACAACATTTAAAagtatctaaaaaaaattaattcaatttGATATATTACATTAGTAATACTGGAAGAAAGTACTATTATGTACATGAAAAGTCGGTTTTAGTGGGGAAATATCACGAAAAGTCCGATTCTGATTTTGTGTAATGGAAAATAAATTATTGCAACAATGTATAATGTAGGTAAATTATTCATATGTTGATACATTtaattaaaaagtaaaatatatatttaaaactaaAAGTGTACCAATAAGGGAAATGaacttattaaaaaataaataagttacAGATTGGACAAAAAATGATTCAAATTAAATGTGAATGTTACGCTTTTGTATTATTGACTTGATACCATATGGTGGCCTCATCATGCAGGTAGTTGAGGCTCCTATAAGCTCatcaaatttctttaaaaaaattatatatacttgtatgtttataattattaaattttggaATAATTGATGAATCTTGAAAAAGTTATACAATGTGAATAAATTATATGCCGCACGAGACATCAGATGGGGATGGGATTTATGTGAGGCAATTCCTGCCATTTTttcagaataaaaaaaaaaaaaaaaaagatgcaaATAATTCAATATATAGGTCGTACACATCCCAAATTTCCAACtagtatttatttgtttttttaatttaaaaaatagagaaaatattaAAGTATAATTTTCATATTCACATAACTTATTCTTAGTACATACTTGGCAAAAATGGGTACGACTTcgattattaaattaaaatctgagtttgcttgtattttcttttctttccttgaatatATCGTTGTAGACCAACTTCACCAATGAGGTGTAGTTCAAGTAGCAAAGATTAAATGGTTTGTGACCTATGTTATAGGTATATAATTCGACTTAATGAGATTTAAATGGAGAAggataaaaacaatatgaattaattattctcAAATTTCAAATCCGGTAATTCGGCCTAAGGTTTGATAGAGGAATGTTTTAAGTACATTTATACATAAAGTACAGGATCAAAAACAaaatattgcatgatttttggGTAAAAGTTTTCAAAGACGTACAAAGGTCAATTTTATGGGTTTAACaattttaatcaaataattaaacAGAGTAAAGAATACTAGAATGTCAAATTAAGAATTCGAACATGcaaactaaaataaatttgCATCTAAAGTAACTTTTAcgtaacaaaataaaaatattttttatgttataaacACAAAACTGAATAATAACCGATGAAATTTACTTAGCTCTGTCTTTGAATCTTGTTGTGCACCTAAAAACATGGAGAGTAACAAGTTCATAAAGAAAAACAATTTAATTTTAGCTATCATTTAGGTAAGCCACTCTATAGAGTAGTAACTTTTTGAGTCATATGTTTATTGCTAGTAAGGGTAGTAATGGGGGGTTGGGTTAAATTTGAATGGGTTATAGAAAATTAATGGGTCAACATTTAATTAAATCCAAATTTGTTTGGGTCAAAACAGGTTTAGTAATGGGTTAAAGAACGACTCAAGATtgaattcaattcaatttttactaagttttaattatttatctgTTCTTTTACAATATTATAGaacttaataaattttttttccttattatggttatatataacatatcaattcttttttaaaaaaaaaatttgacaaAATTTCTCTCGAGTCAATTTGGGTTACATATCAACTCAACAACTAAATTAAAAGCCCCTTTCAAATGTAGAAATCAGAATGATACCAAGTTAGTGtttgatcataatttttaaaaattatcttcaaatatttatttaattaaattataaaaatatgatcttttgaatatttttaaattctCAAAAACTAACTAGCTTAGAttagttttgaaattttcacttacgatttttttttaaaaacttaaataaaatgcatatacaaacactatttcaaatttaaattaatattttttttcctttcttcagaTTTTTGCATAGCAGTAAAGACTTGGGCAATTACTGATTACAACCCTCTACCAGAAACAATATATTAATTGTTACAAAATTAATAGTGAGTGTCACATCCAAAAAACCTGCAAGAATTATTGGACCCAAAATCAGCTGCCATACATCCTAGTTTTGTAGGTGCAGCCTTCCTCCAGGTCTAATCTATTCAATGTTAAAATGTAACTATAAAAACATATCATTACAAATAAACAgcaaatttaaaactaatttattctaaaaataaaatatactccATTCTTGATAAAATcgattaatgaaaaaaaaatgtctCATAGAATAGAACACATGAAGTAAAGTTCTCAATCTATTAAATAATCAGGCTTTTGACATATTGATCGCTTGATCAAAATAATTACAATGGttgtcaaataaataaataatatatattaatattacatgaataaatatttttgtattacATAGGGGTAGGGAAAGTTAGAAAAATGGGGGGAGGGGGATTAATATATTAACTCGAGAATTGATATCAGTATAGAAACTCATcaacttcaaattttgaatctgACTCTACTCATTTTGTGTATTATTAAAAAGCTTTTAGTCCCAGAAAAGTTTAAGCCATGGAATAAGTTAGTTTGCTGTCCCAAGTTGTCCTAATTAACAACGAAATTGTCTTCtcatttctttttgtttgttggAGGAGAACCATATCTTTCTTAAGCTGTTAAGATTGTGATTCATACCTACCAATTATTAAAAATGTAAGTACGTACTCAAATGTTTAGTAATTACTCTCTcggattatttttatttatctagtATTACTTTGACATATTCTCTAcggaataataaataaaataataattttattattttattctttaaatataataattaaatttagtgTTTCAAAATTTACTAAAAAGCATGAAAGTCAAAGTGACTAGAATTATTTTTGTGAACGTAGATATCAATTACATAAGTtcatttatttcaaataaagtcAACATATTCTGAAAGTACATAAGAAAAACACcacaattaaaaatatgtaaaaacaAACATTCACCCTCACAGCTTTTGCTccattcaaaatatgatttcttCAAATAATAACGTCACATAATTAATTTACCTGGATTAGGAGAAgatgttttatttatatatattatgcttAGCGACTAGATAATAGTTATAAGAAGTGAGTTGAGAAGACCTAAAATCACAAGCATAAACAACTTGAACGTTTCATTTAAAGTCTTCGAGTTGGTATCAATCTTCCTTCATTTTGCCTTTTTTATTTGGTTTTCCAAGTATTCGGTGCCCATATAACAGGGCCAACATTTCTTTCATGCTTGGGTTCGAATTCAAGATCTTTGAATAAATGTGATACTATCTTAGTCATTCACTACAACTCACactacaccaaaaaaaaatcttcaacagTGATAAATTAATGATAATAGTTTAATTatcattaaatatattttttagaggCAATGAACATTTTTTGTAAATGTGCCTAAAACCTATAGAGACATTAGATCAAATGACAACTAACTAATGTCGATAAAGGTTTTAGCACTCTTTGTTATTGCACATATTTATTGCAGCTAAAAGTTATTATATCGTAGTGTCATGTTGATAACTTTTTTTCTTTGGGTTATAGATTAAGAAAAAGAACATCTAGAAGATCGAATATTAATCGAAgaatctaattttatttttttaaaatattaataccAGTACCAAATTACAATTTACAATCATTTGATATATGCTGTATCCAATAGTTTGACAAAATCATAATATTTCTTCTAATGTTTCTGCACACTCAAGATGAAAATCTCATTATTAGTTATAGCAAGAAATAACTTCTTACCAATTTGAAATCTTTAATCAGCAATGTCTGTATTAACAGTATTACAAGTCACTTATgttaaattttgatataaaCAATTGCATATtgttcaaaattattttaattggatagattataaataatattttattgaaaTAGAGTATATTGTAAGTAGGGGTGTGTATCggtcggtttggttcgattttaagtattatcggtttgatttattgatttttgatttttaaatacgcTAAAACGATAACCAgaccaataagatatttgttatcggTTATTGGTCTTTAACGGTTCAGTTTcggtttaaccaataagaaaatttttcaaaacaaatatataacttCTCCAACAATTTGACGCGATATATGCATATAACGAAACAAGCAAATCAAACGTTCTTGTTGTGAATACTCACAATTCACTACCCTAGTGATCACTTAACCCTTGCTGTTGTCATTGCAAACCGTAGCAACCATCATTCTTAGTTCTTTAGATTTTGACATTGTGAACCTAAAGTAATTATTACGCCTAAAAGATAAATACAATATGAATTGTGAAGTAGTGTAAACTGTAAATAGTATATGGTACTGATAATCTGATATAGTGATTATATTGATGTACCATGGATTTACGGTACTTTTAATGCTTTAAACTTAAGAATGTGCATGTCTTTTAAGTAActgttagcatatttgatgttaTTTGTGTTTATTTTGTAGGAAACTAAGTTGGAGAATGAATTGAGAAAGCAAAGCACTGAGTTTTGAGGATTTTTGGTGTTTACGAGCTCATCCTACGACCcgtttctacgggtcgtagataTCAAtcgtcaaaaataaaaaagaaaaataaaggttaAACTGAAGATTACGAGTGAAGTACACGACTCGTTTTCAGCATTACGGATCGTCAAGTAGAAGTGAAAGACTGAGGGCAAAGTGAAGAAGACGAGTCAGTTCTATGGCTCGTTCAtattcctacgagtcgtaaaaCACACTTGTAGCAGTTACTGATGATGAAGTAAGGGCTGTGTCTACAGCTCTAGTTGACGAGTCGTCCTCAGAGTTACGAGCCGTAGAACGTGGTCGTGAAGTAGAAGAGTTCCTTAGTGCTATGTGATTGATTACGAGATGGGTCTATGAATCGTCAAAGACATTACGATCTATAGAAATGATTCGTAGATCCAAATCGACTTAAAATTtcctatttttttcaaattcttatttatttaggATTAGTTGTCTATAAACACACTTCTTAGATTTATTTTATTGGATGTACGTTTTTGGGGTTTGAGAATAgagcttgaactacttttgggtTTTTAGTCTtgaatttctatttttgttatcaattattattgtaagttcatgatttcttttaaccgaaatattattgattgtgatcacatagttatgagtagctaatttcaCAATTAGAGTTATgagaaccatgaagaattaacgacgtagaacttaataaaaagtaattcttgaatagtgtgcatgcatgcattgtttttctctttgttttgattgctttttaacaGTGGCCAACATTAGAACTCGTCTTATCCTTATTTGCCGGATCAATGAGGTAACAGATGGAAAAATGgattaaacaacgagatttgaagctaatcatcctcatctaattagcttgaacggatcaagggatagctaaatctgggatcattggtaagggttagtataGCATACACTCGAAGACGAATCAAGTTGCATAGTGAAATTCATTTATTTGCCGAATCAAGAATTTatgtgaaattaacttaccaattctacatgtaacacacCAGGAAAGGATTAGTAATAAAAAAAGTCTATTTAGTTAAGGATTCGCGAggaacacataaaaccctaATTCCACTTCATAAtgatttaaaccacattaaatCGTACTTTTGTTCGTTGATGCTTGTTATTTGATATGTTAAttagttttataaaaatctcccttttctttacggaaataaattgattactaaaacaaataataaatgattaatctaaagtctaaatcatattgTTGGTGGATTGACCCTAACCTTTGTTAGGTTTTATATTTGATCAACGATCGCTTTATACTTGTTTAGAGAGGTGTAATTTGAACGTACCATATATTAATATCATTTGTTTTatactttgatatttatatatgagtgaaaattaaaataatatattattatagtGTTAATGGATTATCGATTTATCCAATGACCTAATATTTAAAAACCAATATTGAACCAATAacctaataattattttttataaaattattaaataactaTTAGTCTAATAattcaataataatatttttttttgatttaatttttgcaTATCGTAATTGTAAGTCGAAAAGTGAGGAAGTAAAGGAGAAATTAACGGAAAAGTGAGAGACCAGAAATGTGTAGAGCACGTGGAAATTCTGATGTAAAGTATGAGCCTTTTAGCATGGATTCTGGTGAAAGGTTAAAAAGGTTGCATCCCTTTTTGGAGTCTTGTAACCACTTATGTCTACTAGAGTACCTACAAACAACTATTTACCACATCTCTTCACTGCTTACAaaataatagaagaaaatgTCTCTCACAGCGCTTTTTCGTTTGTTTGAAAAtaagttatttcaaaattaattattttataataatttattttattatgtgtATGAAATAGTTTATTTATTACTATAGTATAAATAAAGGAATAAGCTATTAAAACTTGACAACTAAACAAGataacaaaattttatcttgagattattattttattttaaaactatttatttttatccctCACGCCAAACGACCTCTGAAGTGTAAAAATGAAAATCCAAtctgaaaaggacatgaaattAAATCAAAACTAAATATAAGTGGCCTACAAAACCATTTCTCAtggccaaaactatccaaattTAATACTGAGAAATATACCAAAGTTAATTTCAAAATGAAATCCATGTAATCTTTTATCCCGTTTGAATTTATGTTATATAATTTGTCTAGTTATCAAATTTGAAAAGGAAATAATTTGATCTTGATATACTATAATATTTGTGTGAATGTAAAACTTATATTGTAAACATGTCCACATATTTGTATAACTATAAATCTTTTTAGGAGAAATgcaaattttcaattaaaaacattttcaaattttaaaaagaaaccAAGGGAGTATTAAAATAATTAGTAAGAACGAATTTAGGTTAATGAGCTCAAGTTAAATTAGATAAAAGAACAGAAAAGGCTGGGATTTGAAACTAAGAGGCTGGAACCTCATCATTCTGAACCACGAAGCTCATACCTTTTTGCTCTTTTGGTGACTAAAACTCACAACCTTAAAGTATGCTTACAATCTCAACCTCTTTATTGACCATTAGGTCACACCTTAAAGTATGCTTACAATCTCAACCTCTTTATTGACCACTAAGTCACACTCTTGGGTGCTACTTGTTATATAAAAGTACTATTTAATATTTACCCAAATTATAGCAACTcctttatttctaaaatatttcaaatactGTACTCAAAGAACAAATTGACAAAAGGGTGCCGGATTCGTCAAAGGAAAATCCATTGACAAACAAGAAACACAATATGCCAAGGCTCTTCTTATacttttttctcatttatctttatagaagaaaaagaaactaaaaGGAGAGGTTACATAATTCAAATGCCACACTAAATTGATATATCTGTAACCAAGCATACGATAAAGGAAGATTTGAGTTTCACAATTAGCCGATAAAAACTTAACACATAGGCGCTAAGTGCTTCCGTTCTCCCTCCAAAAAAATCAAAGTACAACAAATGTATTTCACAACAATTCATACCTCCTCTCCTAAGCATCTACTCCCAACTCCAGAAGTAAAGTGTGGTTTACTTTATTAGCCACTGGACCAACAAATTGAATGGGACCTGTAATCACAAAACCACTAGAGATGGTGAGATAGAATGCTCCATTTTATCCTAAACGCGGGTCGTATAAGGTGACAAGCAGAGTTATCAATAATAATCACTAACTAATGCTTCATAAACTAAGATCAAACTCAACGTACCTGGGTTAATGTATCGGTTTTTAAGAGCCCATTCTTCCCTCTTTGAAGCAAACTTCTTGAATGGAGCACCTGAATATACATTCCAAATTAGTTTTCTACTTGGTTGCACATGAATGGGGTGTGGTTGTGCTCAGTAAGTTTTGATAACTTAAGCATTGTAACTAAATATATGATAATCAGTTTCCCAGAGAATGAAGGAAACAAATGGAGCCACAAGGAAAATAATACAAGTTATATTATATCCGAGAGTTCTAACCTTCAAGCTCAACCATAGCCTTTTTGATCACAGGCTTGAACTTGCCTGTAGAATTGAATGCATTTTCAACATTTAGAATATGAAGGAAATGAAATGATGCAGCAAGGACTTGTATATTGTGTAGAAAATTGATGAAGGGAAGAACAAGTTGTTGTACCATGTCTCCTCTCTACGTCCATCAATGCAGTGAGTGCTGTTCCACCTACGGTCCATTCTTCAACTGGAGCAGCCAAATTACCGACCTGATACACAAGGAAAATCAAGAGTGACCTCAATACAATAGCTGATGTGTGAATTATAGGATATTCAAAAATGAGTCGCATAGGTCAAAATGGTGACTGATTAGGAAGTTATAATAATAATGCATCTAATATAACAATTTGGAACTAAACAATTTTATAGTAGCAGAAGCACATACCGATGATATCAACCCTGTCTTCCCACTTTGAAGCAGTGATCCTGCACCATACCCCAATGCGTAACAGTATGTAGAATCAAAGTTGGACGGCAAGCCACACCTTCCTTCATAACTGGGAAGTGGTACCAATGGTCAGTACTAAGACCTCATTTTGAATAATAAGAAGCTCATGGTATGACACAAACAGAAAGTTAAGCAATGAAAGATTGGGCTAAAAGAGTACCCGAAAAAGTGGGACTGTCCTTTAAATTGAGCATTATATGCACCCTTCTGCTTCCTCTGATCCAACTCAGTTTCAACCATTTGAATAAGCATTTTCTCGGTTTCAATTTTGGCAACCTGCAGAAATACCACTTGTTATCAAATTGTGTAGCACAGAGCAGAATGACTTTAACAATGATCAATATTTACCTGGACATTTCCATGTGGATCTCTCTCAAGCAGCAGTTGTTCCTGAATTGCTAAGGGAAACAGCTCAAAGAGCTCAAGGCACTGCGGAGTAAGTTTCTTTTTCCAAACACCCGCTTCATCCACGACATCATGTGCCAATATTTCATTTAGTTCTGCAATGAGTTGCTGAACCTGCAAAAGACCACTAGAAAGTCAGAACATAGACAACCAGTTTCCAAAAGGTTTACCAGTATAaggaaaaagaatagtttgaccAAAATTTTTTTTAGAGCAGAACTTTAATTGACGACATTAGGTTAGCTTATATGCTGTTTTACCTCAGGAATGAAATCTATAAGTCCTTCGGGTATGAGAATAACTCCATAATTGTAACCTGACTCTGCACGCTTGCAGACCACCTCAGCAATGTAGTCCGTAACATTTTTAAGAGTCAGTTTCTTTGCAAATACCTGCCAAAATATGACAACTTTGAGATATAGTTGGTTTGGAAGTTTGTTAAACCAATGGAATGTGATATAAGCATCGTATAACTACAGATTAGTGATCAAAGATTCTTCACTTTCTCAATGACGTATGCCAAAGCAATTACACAGTATTAATTGCCTTCATGTACACCTTAAATAATTTTGGTTCCTTTCctcctttcattttaaattttgaccCCTTCTTGTATGCATTAAAGTAACAAGAGTAGACTACAAATcaacccccaccccaccccaccaaaaaaaaaaacaaatctttTCTTTCCAATGAACTTTAATAATTGCACAATCTTGGATCGAGAACGTATTTGAAAGCACAACGTGTAAACCTTTACAAATCACACAAAGAGAATTAAATCTACAGCGTAGAGCAACATTTTCTATAAAATGATGCCCTTTTTATTCAAGATAAGCAATcatgtaattttcttattttactaGAAACAAAGGTATATATTTtctcaaaagatttttggtGTGGAAGCAGAGTATTAAATTAAGAAGATACCTCTTCTCCAATCAAAGTAACGTTTGGATGAGTTTGCAAAGCACACTCTAGAGTAATGTGTGAAGCAGCACGTCCCATGAGTCGCACAACTGTAACGAGTTAACAGACAAGGTTATGATATTTCAGATGTACgcaaagaaaatagaggagaTAAATGAGCAGATAATAATTACTCAAAGAAGACCACAATGGAGTAGAATGGGGGACCTTCTTTGTGACATTTGAACTGCAATATTTTTATGCCTCAACACAATTATATCTCATGAAGTCCACCAACATATTAGAATTTACAGATACTAAATATACAAGAGCAGTGATGGTTAACACATAGTAAAAATAACGTtaagccttttttttttttgaaatttatgagcAGATGGGAAAATAAGTTCAAATACAAACATCAAATGAACAGAAGATGAATTCAATCATTTAGATCAGGCAATTCCTTTACGTGAGAGCAGACACCCTTTAAATGTTCCTACCAAGATGAAACTCAAGCTGGTAGATACTGCAGTTAATGAAACATTAGATGCtacaaaaaaagagaggaacATAAGGTAACACTTAGGAGTGGAATACATAAGAAACTAGTAAAATTCAGTTTCTACTGCAGAGCAAAAAGAAAACCTCAGTTCAGGTAACAGAATTGCTGCATAAATATCATGGAGACTCGCCATTTCTCTTTGCCTTTCAATATATAGGTTACATTTGTATATAATACCAGTTATTTTTTCAAACTAAACGGACAGTATAAAACTGTTCAAAACCAGTGGAGACAAATAGCATATGGAAAGAGCGATCAAAATCCAAATATCTGAAGTAAgttctttcaaatatatttagGTTCAAGAAACATGCTATTTCCTGTATGGGGTAACCAGTACAAGAAGCTAAGAGCTGCAAAAATGTCAACCGACAGTTTAATAATGTCAAAGTCATAACTGCTTACTGGAACCAAAAGGAAAGACAAAAAGAGCAAATGGATATAGAAAAATCAAGTGAAAATTCATCATCACGACCAGGAACAATATGAACATGCACTACATTCACGACAAAGAAAAACTTTGCCAGAGATTGATGGCATGATTAGCACACTTATAGATAAGAGGGCAGATCTCTTTATGAAAGAATTGATCCAACCCACAgccaatttatttaaaaaattgactGAGAAATTCATCTAGAGCCAACCCTTAGGACCAAGGCAGCCTTGGAAACTCTGGGTAATGGGCCTGCCCCTCTTctcttctccacttaaataccagCTTTGGTTTGGGCTCGAACCTGTGCCTTAAATCACAAGTCCATCAACTTTTACCACTTCAACTAAGCCCTGGGGGACCAATCCATAGCCTGATCCAATTTCTTAGGGAAGCATGTAGCTTGGAAAGATTGATTTCTAATACAATTATGATGTTGGTAGGAGAAAGTATAGTATCTTTTCAGTTCTTAA
The sequence above is a segment of the Solanum dulcamara chromosome 11, daSolDulc1.2, whole genome shotgun sequence genome. Coding sequences within it:
- the LOC129872380 gene encoding pyrophosphate--fructose 6-phosphate 1-phosphotransferase subunit beta; this translates as MAAATISLLNNGYLASSVNSPDTGRYASVYSEVQNSRLDHPLPLPSVLGSSFKVVDGPPSSAAGHPEEIAKLFPSLYGQPSVSLVPDDSGDVAMNQILKIGVVLSGGQAPGGHNVISGIFDYLQTHCKGSTMYGFRGGPAGIMKGKYVVLTPEYIYPYRNQGGFDMICSGRDKIETPEQFKQAEETAKKLDLDGLVVIGGDDSNTNACLLAENFRSKNLKTRVIGCPKTIDGDLKSKEVPTSFGFDTACKIYAEMIGNVMIDARSTGKYYHFVRLMGRAASHITLECALQTHPNVTLIGEEVFAKKLTLKNVTDYIAEVVCKRAESGYNYGVILIPEGLIDFIPEVQQLIAELNEILAHDVVDEAGVWKKKLTPQCLELFELFPLAIQEQLLLERDPHGNVQVAKIETEKMLIQMVETELDQRKQKGAYNAQFKGQSHFFGYEGRCGLPSNFDSTYCYALGYGAGSLLQSGKTGLISSVGNLAAPVEEWTVGGTALTALMDVERRHGKFKPVIKKAMVELEGAPFKKFASKREEWALKNRYINPGPIQFVGPVANKVNHTLLLELGVDA